Genomic segment of Prochlorococcus marinus CUG1433:
ATCACATTATCCTTTTGGTCAATTAAAAAAAGAAATAAAGCAGTTGTTAAACTTTTATCAATATATTGGAAAATATCTCTTTTATTTTTTATAAGCCTTTTACTTTTAATAGGTAAATACAATTATGCATTAACCGTAACAAATATTTCAATAATATTAGTGACAATATCAGTCTGGTTTTGGAACGATATTAATGATGAATTTAAAGAATATGATTTTTCTTGCTCCCTAATCACAACTACAAAAGTATGGAGGTGGTCCTTAACATTTGTATCTCTCAATTTCTTAATTCAAAGTTTACAAAACATTAGCTGCTTTTCTTTTATTAATTCGACTGCATGTGGAATATGGATTCAACCTTCTTCAAATTTCTATATTATTCTCAAAAATTTATTTAATTTTTTCTTCGGAGCTAACTTTACTCAGCCAATAGCAAAATATTTAGGATTATTCTCATTATTAATTTATACTTTAGGTTTGATTCAATGGTCAATAATTAAATTCCCTAAAAATGGAAGAAACTCATGCTTCTCAGAAAATGGCAGAAATTGATTTATTAAATAATCTTGAAAAAATAAGTTCATTAATACCTAATAGAATCCTCAAACTAGAGGGTTTCATTTATAGTAATAAGGATAAAGAACATTTAGAAATAATTATTTTTAAAGGTTTCAGTAGCTCGACTACCCATCCAATTGAAATAGATTTAGAAAAAAAAGTTATAGGATTTAATTATGTACTTACAAACTTTAAACTTTATAAGTCACCACTTACAGAAACCAAAGAAGACTTTATAAGAGAAAATCAAAATCCAGTTTATTTTTTGAATCACAAAAATTGGATTTAATTAAATTCAAGATTAATGATGTTTGAACATCTTTTGCATAATTTTGTATTTTGGATTCCACTAAAAGTTTCTTTTTCATAATGCCAACATCTATCACATTTTTGACCATAAGCTTTTGATATTTGAATTTTACCCAATTGATTATTATCTATAATTAAAGAATTCTCGACCAAATTAGTGACCACTTGAAATTTTGAAACTATAAGCCAATCCCTAAATAAATCTACGTCTTCATTGCCAAATTTATCTAGCCAACTCAGAGAATCTTTTACAACTTTATCTTCAGGTAAATAATTCACTTCTGTTTCTAAAGCTGCTCCAATTATTTGTTTGTTTCTACATCCTTCTATTGCTTTGTTAATTTCAACTCTCAAGTTTCTTAAATTTGCAATGTGCTCATTAAGAATTTCATTTTTCCATGACTTCGAATAGATTGGCCACCCCCTTTGAAAAACAGATTTTTCCTTAGTTTTATATGGAATATTTTGCCAAATATCTTCTGCCATATGACAAAGTACTGGGGAAATAAGTACAGCTAAATTTTCTGCAACTTTAGACATGACAAACTGACATGATCTTCTCCTAAATTGTGATTTAGAACTTACATATAACCTATCTTTTGCAATATCCAAATAGAAATTTGATAAATCTACAACGCAAAAACTTTGTAAGATTTGAAAAAATTTTGAAAATTCATAATTTTCATAAGCATTTGATATTTGATCTGTAACCTCTACCAATCTGCCTAACATCCATTGATCTAAGAGCGGCAATTGATCAATTTCAAAACTTTCAATATTTGGGTCATAATCATGGATATTCCCTATAAGATATCTAGCAGTATTACGAACTTTTCTATATACGTCTGATAGTTGCTTAAGTATAGTTGAACCAATTGGAACATCTACTGAATAGTCTACAGAACTTACCCAAAGCCTAAGAACATCAGCACCATAAGCAGGTTCAGTTTTTTTATTATTACCACCATTAATAATAATATTTGGATCAACGACGTTTCCTAAAGATTTGCTCATTTTTCTTCCATTTTCATCAAGTGCAAAGCCATGAGTTAAAACTTTCTTATAAGGAGGTTTATTATTGACTGCAACTGAGGTCAGCAAAGAAGACTGGAACCAACCTCGATGTTGATCTGAGCCCTCCAAATAAAGATCTGCTGGATATTTTAATTCACTTCTTTGTTCACATACTGCAGCCCAACTAGATCCAGAATCAAACCAAACATCCATTGTATCTGTTCCTTTTTTCCATCGATCAGATTCACTTAAATATTTTTCTGGCAATAGATTCTCTACATCCCAATCCCACCAAATATCTGCTCCATGTTCACTAAAGAGTTTTTGAATGTGATTAATTATCTCGCTGTTTAATAGGATTTCATTACCATTTTTTTCATAAAAAACAGGAATTGGAACTCCCCACGATCTTTGTCTAGAAATACACCAATCCCCTCGACCAACCACCATAGAATGAATTCTTTTTTTCCCAGTCGCTGGCATCCATTCAACTTCTTCAATTGCCTTTAATGCGGATGATCTAAAGCCATTTACTGACGCAAACCATTGTTCTGTTGCTCTAAAAATAGTTGGTTTTTTGGTTCTCCAATCATAAGGATATCTATGCTTATAATTTTCTTGTAGTAGTAGCAAATTATTTTCCTTTAAATGATCAATAATTAATTCATTTGCGTCTTTAAGGACATTCGAACCTTTGAATTGACCTGAATATTCATTAAGGTTGCCTCTTTCATCAACCACACAAGTTGTAGGAAGATCATATTTTTTTCCAACATTAAAATCATCTATCCCATGACCTGGTGCAGTGTGCACAATTCCTGTGCCGGATTCCGTAGTAATATAATCCCCTCCAATAACTATTCTGCAATTTTTATTCTTAGTGGGATGTCGATATTCAATATCTTCCAAGAAAGCTCCTTTAACCTCTAAAAGAGTCTTTAAATCTTTATTAAATTTATTACTAATTATAGAAGATAACTCTTTTGCTAAAAGGTATATTCTATTCTCTTCATCAAGAGCAAAAACATATTTTATGTTTGGATTTACTGCAACTGCTTCATTTGCAGGGATAGTCCAGGGTGTAGTGGTCCAAATAGTAATAAAAGAGTTTTTTAGAAATATATCCTTTTTCAAATTAGGATTTTCTTGGCAGAATTTAAATTGTATTTCTTCAGGTACTTTAGTGATTTTTAAAGAAACATAAATACTTTTTGAATAATGTTCATCAGGATATTCCAATTCTGCTTCTGCAAGTGCAGTCCTTGAACTTGGACTCCAATGGACAGGTTTAAGTCCTCGATATATGTATCCATTTAAAAACATTTTGCCAAATACTCCAATCTGAGCAGATTCATAACTTTTCTTAAGGGTTAAGTAAGGGTTATCCCAATCTCCCCATATACCCCATCTTTTAAAACCCTCCATTTGATTTTTTATTTGAACATATGCATAATCTGTTGCTTTTTTCCTTAGATTTAGAGTATCAAGATTCTTTCTTTCATCAGATTTTAAATTCTGAAGCACTTTTAATTCAATAGGAAGTCCATGACAATCCCAACCTGGGACATAATGGACCCGAAATCCTCTCAAGGTTTTGTACTTATTTATAATGTCTTTTAGGACTTTATTAAGAGCATGACCCATATGAAGTGCTCCGTTTGCATAAGGTGGGCCATCATGTAGTGTGAATTTTTCACCTGAGTTGTTTGAACCTAATTCGAAATCAATATTATTTTTAGCCCAAAATTCCTGTATCTCAGGTTCTCTTACAACTGAGTTAGCA
This window contains:
- a CDS encoding DUF3177 family protein, with product MDVFNQLSIWLSFQLSIVFLVGIPITLSFWSIKKRNKAVVKLLSIYWKISLLFFISLLLLIGKYNYALTVTNISIILVTISVWFWNDINDEFKEYDFSCSLITTTKVWRWSLTFVSLNFLIQSLQNISCFSFINSTACGIWIQPSSNFYIILKNLFNFFFGANFTQPIAKYLGLFSLLIYTLGLIQWSIIKFPKNGRNSCFSENGRN
- the ileS gene encoding isoleucine--tRNA ligase, whose protein sequence is MKSQNSKEQKSDFSYKETLNLLKTDFSMRANSVVREPEIQEFWAKNNIDFELGSNNSGEKFTLHDGPPYANGALHMGHALNKVLKDIINKYKTLRGFRVHYVPGWDCHGLPIELKVLQNLKSDERKNLDTLNLRKKATDYAYVQIKNQMEGFKRWGIWGDWDNPYLTLKKSYESAQIGVFGKMFLNGYIYRGLKPVHWSPSSRTALAEAELEYPDEHYSKSIYVSLKITKVPEEIQFKFCQENPNLKKDIFLKNSFITIWTTTPWTIPANEAVAVNPNIKYVFALDEENRIYLLAKELSSIISNKFNKDLKTLLEVKGAFLEDIEYRHPTKNKNCRIVIGGDYITTESGTGIVHTAPGHGIDDFNVGKKYDLPTTCVVDERGNLNEYSGQFKGSNVLKDANELIIDHLKENNLLLLQENYKHRYPYDWRTKKPTIFRATEQWFASVNGFRSSALKAIEEVEWMPATGKKRIHSMVVGRGDWCISRQRSWGVPIPVFYEKNGNEILLNSEIINHIQKLFSEHGADIWWDWDVENLLPEKYLSESDRWKKGTDTMDVWFDSGSSWAAVCEQRSELKYPADLYLEGSDQHRGWFQSSLLTSVAVNNKPPYKKVLTHGFALDENGRKMSKSLGNVVDPNIIINGGNNKKTEPAYGADVLRLWVSSVDYSVDVPIGSTILKQLSDVYRKVRNTARYLIGNIHDYDPNIESFEIDQLPLLDQWMLGRLVEVTDQISNAYENYEFSKFFQILQSFCVVDLSNFYLDIAKDRLYVSSKSQFRRRSCQFVMSKVAENLAVLISPVLCHMAEDIWQNIPYKTKEKSVFQRGWPIYSKSWKNEILNEHIANLRNLRVEINKAIEGCRNKQIIGAALETEVNYLPEDKVVKDSLSWLDKFGNEDVDLFRDWLIVSKFQVVTNLVENSLIIDNNQLGKIQISKAYGQKCDRCWHYEKETFSGIQNTKLCKRCSNIINLEFN